A single Blastococcus colisei DNA region contains:
- a CDS encoding [protein-PII] uridylyltransferase: MNAARTRCEGDTLNPLALPGLTRSERVDAVDTWLGGLLADAVAGTPPPGPRRGSGGRGMEQLPTGTDGVALVAVGSLGRRELPPHGDLDLVLVHEGRPEIAAIADALWYPVWDAGLRLDHSVRSVSEAVAVASTDVKAGLGLLDVRLVAGDAELAARLRTATLASWRQAAWKLLPQLRDLRRDRARRLGELAFLLEPDLKEAYGGLREGQVLRAVAAAQLGDEPGAEPDQAYAFLLDVRDELRRRTGRPHDVLIRQEQRPVSVALGLADEDALLREVSLAGRRLAFVADETWRRVEAALVRRPRGRYRRVRREPLAEGVVRQGDEVVLAQGAKPVADSGLLLRAAAAAARADLLLSPYTLKVLAVHSPPVPEPWPAEVRWSFLRLLASGRAAVPVLEQLDQEGLLVRLLPEWDRIRSLPQRHPFHRYTVDRHLIEAAAAAAELTRDVDRPDLLLVAALLHDIGKGRPGDHSEVGAPIAAGIGARMGFSDPDVATLATLVRHHLLLPATATRRDIDDPATIDRVAATIGHDSAVLHLLHALAQADGAATSASAWSPWKAHLVAALVARVQAKLGGSPVPDAEPVLHPAEAQVTARPLGVAGAEGAVTVGIEDVADGQQVTIGAPDRPGLLSTCAGVLALNQLDVRAAKMSVADGYGTSVFAVRPRFGRAPVPEILADAVRAALEGTLPLADRLRQREADYRQDDGRTAPPRISWHNSEVSGAATGIVEVRAADRAGLLYRLTAAIAREGLDVTSARIETLGADAVDCFYVCNPSGSPVEPEQRRRVDDALVSATVGVGVAGGFGKADTPGGFR; encoded by the coding sequence GTGAACGCGGCGAGGACGCGGTGTGAGGGGGACACCCTGAACCCTCTGGCGCTGCCCGGGCTGACCCGCTCCGAGCGCGTCGACGCCGTCGACACGTGGCTGGGCGGACTGCTCGCCGACGCGGTCGCGGGCACGCCCCCGCCCGGGCCGCGCCGCGGTTCGGGTGGGCGGGGGATGGAGCAGCTGCCGACGGGCACCGACGGCGTCGCCCTGGTCGCCGTCGGCAGCCTCGGCCGCCGGGAACTGCCGCCCCACGGGGACCTCGACCTCGTGCTCGTCCACGAGGGCCGGCCGGAGATCGCCGCCATCGCCGACGCCCTCTGGTATCCCGTCTGGGACGCCGGACTCCGCCTGGACCACTCGGTGCGCTCGGTGTCCGAGGCGGTCGCGGTCGCCTCCACCGACGTCAAGGCCGGGCTCGGGCTCCTCGACGTCCGCCTCGTCGCCGGTGACGCGGAGCTCGCCGCGCGGCTGCGCACCGCCACCCTCGCCAGCTGGCGGCAGGCGGCGTGGAAGCTGCTGCCCCAGCTTCGCGACCTCCGCCGCGACCGCGCGCGCCGGCTCGGCGAACTCGCCTTCCTGCTCGAACCCGACCTCAAGGAGGCCTACGGGGGCTTGCGCGAAGGGCAGGTCCTGCGCGCCGTCGCCGCCGCCCAGCTCGGCGACGAGCCGGGCGCGGAGCCGGATCAGGCGTACGCGTTCCTGCTCGACGTGCGCGACGAGCTGCGCCGGCGCACCGGCCGGCCGCACGACGTGCTGATCCGCCAGGAGCAGCGCCCGGTGTCGGTCGCCCTCGGTCTGGCCGACGAGGACGCGCTGCTGCGCGAGGTGAGCCTGGCCGGACGGCGGCTGGCGTTCGTCGCCGACGAGACGTGGCGGCGGGTCGAGGCCGCGCTGGTCCGCCGTCCCCGCGGCCGGTACCGGCGGGTGCGCCGCGAGCCGCTGGCCGAGGGCGTCGTCCGGCAGGGCGACGAGGTGGTGCTCGCGCAGGGGGCGAAGCCGGTCGCCGATTCCGGGCTCCTGCTGCGCGCCGCCGCGGCCGCCGCGCGGGCCGACCTGCTGTTGTCGCCGTACACGCTCAAGGTGCTCGCCGTGCACAGCCCGCCGGTGCCCGAGCCGTGGCCGGCGGAGGTCCGCTGGTCGTTCCTGCGCCTGCTGGCCAGCGGGCGGGCCGCCGTTCCCGTGCTCGAGCAGCTGGACCAGGAGGGACTGCTCGTCCGGCTGCTGCCGGAGTGGGACCGGATCCGGTCCCTGCCGCAGCGGCATCCCTTTCACCGGTACACCGTGGACCGGCACCTGATCGAGGCCGCCGCGGCCGCCGCCGAGCTCACCCGCGACGTCGACCGTCCCGACCTGCTCCTGGTGGCGGCGCTGCTGCACGACATCGGCAAGGGCCGCCCGGGTGACCACAGCGAGGTCGGCGCGCCGATCGCTGCCGGGATCGGCGCGCGGATGGGATTCTCGGATCCGGACGTCGCGACCCTGGCCACCCTGGTGCGCCACCACCTGCTGCTGCCGGCGACCGCCACGCGGCGCGACATCGACGATCCCGCGACCATCGACCGGGTGGCGGCGACGATCGGTCACGACTCCGCCGTCCTCCATCTGCTGCACGCCCTGGCCCAGGCCGACGGCGCGGCGACCAGCGCGTCGGCCTGGTCCCCGTGGAAGGCCCACCTGGTCGCGGCGCTCGTGGCGCGGGTGCAGGCGAAGCTGGGCGGGAGCCCGGTGCCCGACGCGGAGCCGGTGCTGCACCCCGCCGAGGCGCAGGTGACCGCCCGCCCGCTGGGCGTCGCCGGGGCCGAGGGTGCGGTGACGGTCGGCATCGAGGACGTCGCCGACGGCCAGCAGGTGACGATCGGGGCCCCCGACCGGCCGGGCCTGCTGAGCACCTGTGCCGGCGTGCTGGCGCTCAACCAGCTCGACGTCCGCGCGGCCAAGATGTCGGTGGCGGACGGCTACGGCACCAGCGTCTTCGCCGTCCGCCCGCGCTTCGGTCGCGCCCCCGTGCCGGAGATCCTCGCGGACGCCGTCCGGGCCGCGCTGGAGGGAACGCTGCCGCTCGCCGACCGGTTGCGGCAGCGCGAGGCCGACTACCGGCAGGACGACGGCCGGACCGCGCCCCCGCGCATCTCGTGGCACAACAGCGAGGTGAGCGGTGCGGCGACCGGCATCGTCGAGGTGCGGGCCGCCGACCGGGCCGGACTGCTGTACCGGCTCACCGCGGCGATCGCGCGGGAGGGGCTGGACGTGACGTCGGCCCGGATCGAGACCCTGGGCGCGGATGCGGTCGACTGCTTCTACGTGTGCAACCCCTCAGGGTCGCCGGTCGAGCCCGAGCAACGCCGGCGGGTCGACGACGCGCTCGTGTCCGCGACGGTCGGGGTGGGTGTGGCCGGCGGGTTCGGCAAGGCCGACACGCCGGGTGGGTTCCGGTGA
- the ffh gene encoding signal recognition particle protein, whose amino-acid sequence MFETLSDRLDKVFTGLRGKGRLTDADIDATAREIRIALLEADVALPVVRAFIGSVKERARGAEVSGALNPAQQVIKVVNEELVGILGGETRRIRLAKQSPTVIMLAGLQGSGKTTLAGKLGRWLREQGHTPLLVACDLQRPNAVNQLSIVAGQAGVDVYAPEPGNGIGDPIRVAADSIEHARRTMHDVVVVDTAGRLGIDAELMAQAAGIRDAVQPDETLFVVDAMIGQDAVNTATAFADGVGFSGVVLTKLDGDARGGAALSVRYVTGQPIMFASTGEKLTDFDVFHPERMASRILGMGDVLTLIEQAEKTFDADQAERMAGKLASREGFTLEDFLEQMMAIRKMGPIANLLGMLPGAGAMKEQLKQVDDRDLDRTAAIIRSMTPQERVNSKIINASRRVRIANGSGVSVTDVNQLLERFAQAQKMMGQMAGSMGLPGMGPMSKKQRGRQMQAQSKKGKKGKGGKKGGPARRPVGAPGLPPGAGFPGGGMPGGMPQLPPGQALPDLSKLNFDQFKDDRPGR is encoded by the coding sequence GTGTTCGAGACCCTCTCCGACCGCCTGGACAAGGTCTTCACCGGCCTGCGCGGCAAAGGCCGCCTGACCGATGCCGACATCGACGCCACCGCGCGCGAGATCCGCATCGCGCTGCTGGAGGCCGACGTCGCCCTGCCCGTGGTCCGGGCCTTCATCGGCTCCGTCAAGGAACGGGCCCGGGGTGCTGAGGTCTCCGGTGCGCTGAACCCGGCGCAGCAGGTCATCAAGGTCGTCAACGAGGAGCTCGTCGGCATCCTCGGTGGCGAGACCCGCCGCATCCGGCTGGCCAAGCAGTCGCCGACGGTGATCATGCTGGCCGGTCTGCAGGGCTCCGGTAAGACGACGCTCGCGGGGAAGCTCGGCCGCTGGCTGAGGGAGCAGGGGCACACGCCGCTGCTCGTGGCCTGCGACCTCCAGCGCCCCAACGCCGTCAACCAGCTCTCGATCGTCGCCGGCCAGGCCGGGGTGGACGTCTACGCCCCCGAACCCGGCAACGGCATCGGGGACCCGATCCGGGTGGCCGCGGACTCCATCGAGCACGCCCGCCGGACCATGCACGACGTCGTCGTGGTCGACACCGCCGGTCGCCTCGGCATCGACGCCGAGCTGATGGCGCAGGCAGCGGGCATCCGCGATGCCGTCCAGCCCGACGAGACGCTGTTCGTCGTCGACGCGATGATCGGCCAGGACGCCGTGAACACGGCGACGGCGTTCGCCGACGGCGTCGGCTTCAGCGGCGTCGTCCTGACCAAGCTCGACGGCGACGCCCGCGGTGGTGCCGCGTTGTCGGTGCGGTACGTCACCGGTCAGCCGATCATGTTCGCCTCGACCGGCGAGAAGCTCACCGACTTCGACGTCTTCCACCCCGAGCGGATGGCCTCGCGCATCCTCGGCATGGGCGACGTGCTCACCCTGATCGAGCAGGCGGAGAAGACCTTCGACGCCGACCAGGCCGAGCGCATGGCCGGCAAGCTGGCGTCGCGCGAGGGCTTCACGCTCGAGGACTTCCTCGAGCAGATGATGGCCATCCGCAAGATGGGCCCCATCGCCAACCTGCTGGGCATGCTCCCCGGCGCCGGGGCGATGAAGGAGCAGCTCAAGCAGGTCGACGACCGCGACCTCGACCGCACCGCGGCGATCATCCGGTCGATGACGCCGCAGGAGCGCGTCAACTCCAAGATCATCAACGCCTCGCGCCGGGTGCGGATCGCCAACGGGTCCGGCGTCAGCGTCACCGACGTCAACCAGCTGCTCGAGCGGTTCGCCCAGGCCCAGAAGATGATGGGCCAGATGGCCGGCAGCATGGGCCTGCCCGGCATGGGCCCCATGTCGAAGAAGCAGCGCGGGCGGCAGATGCAGGCGCAGTCGAAGAAGGGCAAGAAGGGGAAGGGCGGCAAGAAGGGTGGTCCCGCCCGCCGGCCCGTCGGCGCCCCGGGGCTGCCCCCCGGTGCCGGGTTCCCAGGGGGTGGCATGCCCGGGGGGATGCCGCAGCTGCCGCCGGGTCAGGCGCTACCCGATCTCTCGAAGCTGAACTTCGACCAGTTCAAGGACGACCGGCCGGGCCGGTGA
- a CDS encoding proline--tRNA ligase, translating to MLLRMSTLFLRTLRDDPADAEVPSHRLLARGGYIRRAAPGGFTWLPLGFRVFRNVERIVREEMDAMGAQEVHFPALLPREPYEATGRWTEYGPNLFRLQDRRGNDFLLGPTHEEMFTLLVKDLYGSYKDLPLSLYQIQTKYRDEARPRAGLFRGREFTMKDSYSFDVDDAGLDRSYAAHRAAYIRIFDRLGLDYVIVSAMSGAMGGSKSEEFLHPTSIGEDTFARSPGGYAANVEAVSTVVPEAIPFDGLPEAHVEDTPDTPTIETLVAVAQEMFPDAGYTAASTLKNVVVTLVQPDGSREPLVIGLPGDREVDAKRLEAQLAPAEVEPFTDFAGNPALVKGYIGPQVLGSESESKIRYLVDPRVVPGTRWITGANESGKHVFDLVAGRDFTWDGVIEAAEVLPGDPAPDGSGPLELARGVEMGHIFQLGRKYAQALDLKVLDENGKLVTVTMGSYGIGVSRAVAAIAESTHDELGLVWPREVAPADVHVVATGKDAAVFEAAESLAAELVAAGLTVLYDDRPKVSPGVKFRDAELLGMPTIVTVGRGLAEGVIEVRDRRTGEREEVPVAEAGARVLAAVRG from the coding sequence GTGCTGTTGCGGATGTCGACCCTGTTCCTGCGAACCCTGCGTGACGACCCGGCCGACGCCGAGGTCCCGAGCCACCGGCTGCTCGCGCGCGGCGGGTACATCCGCCGGGCCGCACCCGGTGGGTTCACCTGGCTCCCGCTGGGCTTCCGCGTGTTCCGCAACGTCGAGCGCATCGTCCGCGAGGAGATGGACGCGATGGGCGCGCAGGAGGTCCACTTCCCGGCGCTGCTGCCCCGCGAGCCCTACGAGGCGACCGGCCGGTGGACCGAGTACGGCCCCAACCTCTTCCGCCTGCAGGACCGGCGGGGCAACGACTTCCTGCTCGGCCCCACGCACGAGGAGATGTTCACGCTCCTGGTGAAGGACCTCTACGGCTCCTACAAGGACCTGCCGCTCTCGCTGTACCAGATCCAGACGAAGTACCGGGACGAAGCGCGGCCGCGGGCCGGGCTCTTCCGCGGGCGCGAGTTCACGATGAAGGACAGCTACTCCTTCGACGTCGACGACGCCGGGCTGGACCGCTCCTACGCCGCGCACCGCGCCGCCTACATCCGGATCTTCGACCGGCTCGGCCTGGACTACGTGATCGTCTCGGCGATGTCCGGTGCGATGGGCGGGTCCAAGAGCGAGGAGTTCCTGCACCCGACGTCGATCGGCGAGGACACCTTCGCCCGCTCGCCCGGCGGCTACGCGGCGAACGTGGAGGCCGTCTCCACCGTCGTCCCCGAGGCGATCCCGTTCGACGGGCTGCCGGAGGCGCACGTCGAGGACACCCCCGACACCCCGACCATCGAGACGCTGGTCGCCGTCGCGCAGGAGATGTTCCCCGACGCCGGGTACACCGCCGCGTCGACGCTGAAGAACGTCGTCGTCACCCTCGTGCAGCCCGACGGCAGCCGCGAACCGCTGGTCATCGGTCTGCCCGGCGACCGCGAGGTCGACGCCAAGCGGCTGGAGGCGCAACTCGCCCCGGCCGAGGTCGAGCCGTTCACCGACTTCGCCGGCAACCCGGCCCTCGTCAAGGGCTACATCGGACCGCAGGTGCTCGGCAGCGAGAGCGAGTCGAAGATCCGCTACCTGGTCGATCCCCGGGTCGTCCCCGGCACCCGCTGGATCACCGGCGCGAACGAGTCCGGCAAGCACGTGTTCGACCTCGTGGCGGGGCGGGACTTCACCTGGGACGGCGTCATCGAGGCGGCCGAGGTGCTGCCCGGAGACCCCGCGCCCGACGGCTCCGGGCCGCTGGAGCTCGCCCGCGGCGTGGAGATGGGCCACATCTTCCAGCTCGGCCGCAAGTACGCCCAGGCCCTCGACCTCAAGGTGCTCGACGAGAACGGCAAGCTGGTCACGGTGACCATGGGGTCCTACGGCATCGGGGTCTCCCGCGCCGTCGCGGCGATCGCCGAGTCCACGCACGACGAGCTGGGCCTGGTCTGGCCCCGCGAGGTCGCCCCGGCCGACGTGCACGTCGTCGCCACGGGCAAGGACGCGGCCGTGTTCGAGGCCGCCGAGTCCCTGGCGGCCGAGCTCGTGGCCGCCGGTCTCACCGTGCTCTACGACGACCGGCCGAAGGTCTCCCCAGGCGTGAAGTTCAGGGACGCCGAGCTGCTCGGTATGCCGACGATCGTCACGGTCGGCAGGGGCCTCGCCGAGGGCGTCATCGAGGTGCGCGACCGGAGGACCGGCGAACGCGAGGAGGTGCCCGTCGCCGAGGCGGGTGCCCGCGTGCTCGCCGCCGTCCGCGGCTGA
- the rpsP gene encoding 30S ribosomal protein S16 codes for MATKIKLMRLGKMRAPYYRIVVADARTKRDGRSIETIGKYHPKEDPSFIEVDAERAAYWLGVGAQPTEAVAAILRVTGDWQKFKGEPAPAPMRVAEPKPDKKALYEAAVRAGMDEPTNEATTAKKKAAPKKAAAADEAPAAEAAPEAPAADAAAETPAE; via the coding sequence GTGGCCACCAAGATCAAGCTCATGCGCCTGGGCAAGATGCGCGCGCCGTACTACCGCATCGTCGTCGCCGACGCCCGGACCAAGCGTGACGGCCGCTCGATCGAGACGATCGGCAAGTACCACCCGAAGGAGGACCCCTCCTTCATCGAGGTCGACGCCGAGCGCGCTGCCTACTGGCTCGGCGTCGGCGCCCAGCCGACCGAGGCCGTCGCCGCCATCCTCCGGGTGACCGGCGACTGGCAGAAGTTCAAGGGCGAGCCGGCCCCCGCCCCGATGCGGGTCGCCGAGCCCAAGCCGGACAAGAAGGCCCTCTACGAGGCCGCCGTCCGCGCCGGCATGGACGAGCCGACCAACGAGGCGACCACCGCCAAGAAGAAGGCCGCTCCCAAGAAGGCCGCCGCTGCCGACGAGGCACCGGCCGCCGAGGCTGCGCCCGAGGCACCCGCCGCGGACGCCGCCGCAGAGACGCCCGCCGAGTAA
- a CDS encoding amidohydrolase family protein, translating into MAPGPPFHLAGVVLPEGEHRDLWVREGRFSFERVPGAETISTGGWLIPGLVDAHCHVGIGVGGAHVHDLDGLRQQALDERAAGVLALRDCGSPVDTRILDDEPDLPRIIRAGRHIARPRRYIPHLGIELEPEDLSAEVRVQAGRGDGWVKLVGDWIDRSVGDLAPEWPPDVLAAAIAAAHEAGARVTAHTFGTDALPDLIAAGIDCIEHGTGLTEDLIGEMARRGTAVVPTLVNVENFPGFAAAGEEKFPSYASTMRRLYANSGAVVRAAFEAGVPVFAGTDAGGGIEHGRIGDEVRALHEAGLPAEAALAAASWSARAWLGLPCIEEGAPADVVVYDRDPRVDLDVLARPRLTLLRGRVVA; encoded by the coding sequence ATGGCACCGGGGCCGCCGTTCCACCTCGCCGGTGTGGTGCTCCCCGAGGGGGAGCACCGCGACCTCTGGGTGCGCGAGGGCCGGTTCAGCTTCGAGCGCGTCCCCGGTGCCGAGACGATCAGCACGGGCGGCTGGCTGATCCCCGGCCTCGTCGACGCCCACTGCCACGTCGGCATCGGTGTCGGCGGTGCGCACGTGCACGACCTGGACGGGCTGCGGCAGCAGGCGCTCGACGAGCGCGCGGCCGGCGTGCTCGCGCTGCGCGACTGCGGCTCACCCGTCGACACCCGGATCCTGGACGACGAGCCGGACCTGCCGCGGATCATCCGGGCGGGGCGGCACATCGCACGGCCCCGGCGCTACATCCCCCACCTCGGCATCGAGCTGGAGCCCGAGGACCTGAGCGCCGAGGTGCGCGTGCAGGCCGGCCGCGGCGACGGCTGGGTCAAGCTGGTGGGCGACTGGATCGACCGCTCCGTCGGCGACCTGGCGCCGGAGTGGCCGCCCGACGTGCTGGCGGCCGCCATCGCCGCCGCGCACGAGGCCGGCGCCCGGGTCACCGCGCACACCTTCGGCACCGACGCGCTGCCCGACCTCATCGCCGCGGGCATCGACTGCATCGAGCACGGCACCGGCCTGACCGAGGACCTCATCGGCGAGATGGCGAGGCGGGGGACGGCCGTCGTCCCGACGCTGGTGAACGTCGAGAACTTTCCGGGCTTCGCCGCGGCGGGGGAGGAGAAGTTCCCGTCCTACGCGAGCACGATGCGGCGGCTGTACGCGAACTCGGGCGCCGTCGTCCGTGCGGCGTTCGAGGCGGGCGTCCCCGTGTTCGCCGGCACCGACGCCGGCGGCGGCATCGAGCACGGCCGGATCGGCGACGAGGTCCGCGCCCTGCACGAGGCCGGGTTGCCCGCCGAGGCGGCGCTGGCCGCGGCGTCGTGGTCGGCCCGGGCCTGGCTCGGCCTGCCGTGCATCGAGGAGGGCGCGCCGGCCGACGTCGTCGTCTACGACCGTGATCCCCGCGTCGACCTCGACGTCCTCGCCCGGCCCCGTCTCACCCTCCTGCGCGGCCGCGTCGTCGCTTAG
- a CDS encoding ammonium transporter has protein sequence MVNTGDTAWILTSAALVLLMTPGLALFYGGMVRAKSVLNMMMMSFGALALISVLWVLYGYSVAFGDDVGLGLLGNPAEFFGLAGLMEDTTSADGGLPAMAFVGFQAVFAIITVALISGAIADRARFGAWMVFAGVWATIVYFPVAHWVFDFTLTDDGTVTHTGGWIANDLAAIDFAGGTAVHINAGAAGLALALVLGRRRGFGREAMRPHNLPLVMIGAGLLWFGWFGFNGGSALAANNTASVAWVNTLVATAAATLGWLLVEKLRDGHSTSLGAASGVVAGLVAITPACSSVSPIGAIVVGAVAGALCALAVGLKYRLGYDDSLDVVGVHLVGGLWGTIAVGFLATAEAPAGIDGLLYGGGVDQLWRQAVGAVAVLAFSFVLTLAIGIVIQKTMGFRIPEEDEVTGIDTVVHAESGYDFASLGSSGSTAPPAGQARATSADMARNTERTLA, from the coding sequence GTGGTCAACACCGGCGACACCGCCTGGATCCTCACCAGCGCGGCCCTCGTGCTGCTGATGACCCCAGGCCTCGCGCTCTTCTACGGCGGCATGGTCCGTGCCAAGAGCGTGCTGAACATGATGATGATGAGCTTCGGGGCGTTGGCACTGATCAGCGTCCTGTGGGTCCTCTACGGCTATTCGGTCGCCTTCGGCGACGACGTCGGCCTCGGCCTGCTCGGGAACCCGGCGGAGTTCTTCGGCCTCGCGGGCCTCATGGAGGACACCACCAGCGCCGACGGCGGGCTCCCGGCGATGGCGTTCGTCGGCTTCCAGGCCGTCTTCGCCATCATCACCGTCGCGTTGATCTCCGGTGCGATCGCCGACCGCGCCAGGTTCGGCGCGTGGATGGTCTTCGCCGGCGTCTGGGCGACGATCGTCTACTTCCCGGTCGCCCACTGGGTCTTCGACTTCACCCTCACCGACGACGGCACGGTCACCCACACCGGCGGCTGGATCGCCAACGACCTGGCGGCGATCGACTTCGCCGGTGGCACCGCAGTGCACATCAACGCCGGTGCGGCCGGCCTGGCGCTCGCCCTGGTCCTGGGCAGGCGCCGGGGCTTCGGCCGCGAGGCCATGCGCCCGCACAACCTGCCCCTGGTGATGATCGGTGCCGGACTGCTGTGGTTCGGCTGGTTCGGCTTCAACGGCGGCTCGGCGCTGGCCGCCAACAACACCGCCTCGGTCGCCTGGGTGAACACCCTCGTCGCCACCGCTGCGGCCACGCTGGGCTGGCTGCTGGTGGAGAAGCTCCGTGACGGTCACTCGACCTCGCTGGGTGCCGCCTCGGGTGTCGTCGCCGGGCTGGTCGCCATCACGCCCGCGTGCTCCTCGGTCTCGCCGATCGGCGCGATCGTCGTCGGCGCCGTCGCCGGTGCGCTCTGCGCCCTGGCCGTGGGCCTGAAGTACCGGCTCGGGTACGACGACTCGCTCGACGTCGTCGGTGTCCACCTCGTCGGTGGGCTCTGGGGCACGATCGCCGTCGGGTTCCTCGCCACGGCCGAGGCCCCTGCCGGCATCGACGGACTCCTCTACGGCGGTGGCGTCGACCAGCTCTGGCGTCAGGCCGTCGGTGCGGTCGCCGTCCTCGCGTTCTCCTTCGTCCTTACCCTGGCAATCGGCATCGTCATCCAGAAGACGATGGGCTTCCGGATTCCCGAGGAGGACGAGGTCACCGGCATCGACACCGTCGTGCACGCGGAGTCCGGCTACGACTTCGCCTCGCTCGGCAGCAGCGGCTCCACTGCGCCACCGGCCGGCCAGGCGCGCGCCACATCGGCGGACATGGCCCGTAACACCGAGAGGACCCTGGCATGA
- a CDS encoding P-II family nitrogen regulator produces the protein MKLVTAIVKPFKLDDVKNALELIGVAGLTVSEVQGFGRQRGHTEVYRGAEYQVDFVPKVRIEVVVSELDAARVVDAVVEAASTGQIGDGKVWVTTIDEIVRVRTGERGEDAV, from the coding sequence ATGAAGCTGGTCACCGCGATCGTCAAGCCGTTCAAGCTCGACGACGTCAAGAACGCCCTCGAACTGATCGGCGTCGCCGGTCTGACCGTCAGCGAGGTCCAGGGCTTCGGCCGCCAGCGGGGTCACACCGAGGTCTACCGCGGGGCCGAGTACCAGGTGGACTTCGTCCCGAAGGTGCGCATCGAGGTCGTCGTCAGCGAGCTCGACGCCGCCCGCGTGGTCGACGCGGTGGTCGAGGCCGCCTCGACGGGTCAGATCGGCGACGGGAAGGTGTGGGTGACGACGATCGACGAGATCGTCCGGGTCCGCACCGGTGAACGCGGCGAGGACGCGGTGTGA